Proteins encoded within one genomic window of Eurosta solidaginis isolate ZX-2024a chromosome 1, ASM4086904v1, whole genome shotgun sequence:
- the LOC137236716 gene encoding keratin, type I cytoskeletal 10, whose protein sequence is MNSFSVFLVFALAALVVAEPPSGYNYPRGGGGGGGSFGGGFGGGGSFGGGSLGGGGGGYQAVSGGFQTSEGQNVDPQLLEQVRQILLNEESKSGGGGGGGFGGGGGGGYPSSPSGSYGPPSTSYGAPGFGGGGGGRVVGIDLEGVRQAIQVAQFAQQSTQAGGGFGGYPSAPSGSYGTPSRPSGSYGAPF, encoded by the exons ATGAACTCCTTCTCCGTG TTCTTGGTGTTTGCATTGGCAGCACTGGTCGTTGCGGAGCCACCATCAGGTTATAATTACCCCAGAGGCGGCGGCGGTGGCGGTGGATCCTTTGGCGGTGGCTTTGGTGGCGGTGGCTCATTCGGAGGCGGTTCACTTGGTGGTGGTGGCGGTGGCTATCAAGCTGTTAGCGGTGGCTTCCAAACATCCGAAGGACAAAATGTCGATCCTCAGCTATTGGAACAAGTACGTCAAATTCTGTTGAATGAAGAGAGCAAATctggcggtggtggtggtggtggtttcggCGGCGGCGGTGGTGGTGGCTATCCAAGCTCACCATCCGGTTCATACGGTCCACCATCTACGTCATATGGTGCGCCCGGTTTCGGTGGTGGTGGCGGCGGCCGTGTGGTCGGCATCGATTTGGAGGGTGTGCGTCAAGCCATTCAAGTAGCGCAGTTTGCTCAACAGAGCACGCAAGCTGGCGGTGGTTTTGGTGGCTATCCGAGTGCACCATCTGGCTCATATGGCACTCCGTCGAGACCTAGTGGCAGTTATGGTGCGCCTTTCTAA